The Oxalobacteraceae bacterium OTU3CINTB1 genome includes a window with the following:
- the fliN gene encoding flagellar motor switch protein FliN, protein MSDNQDDDQSMDDPWGAAIAEQAQAEAEALQAQQAQQAASAAVFKDFSGTPSKTETHNDIDFILDIPVQLTVELGRTKIAIKNLLQLAQGSVVELDGMAGEPMDVLVNGCLIAQGEVVVVNDKFGIRLTDIITPSERIRKLNK, encoded by the coding sequence ATGTCGGATAATCAAGACGACGATCAAAGCATGGACGACCCTTGGGGCGCCGCGATCGCCGAGCAAGCCCAGGCGGAGGCGGAAGCGCTGCAGGCGCAGCAAGCGCAGCAGGCCGCCAGCGCGGCCGTCTTCAAGGACTTCTCCGGCACGCCGAGCAAGACCGAGACCCACAACGACATCGATTTCATCCTCGACATCCCGGTCCAGCTGACGGTCGAACTGGGCCGCACCAAGATCGCCATCAAGAACCTGCTGCAACTGGCGCAGGGCTCGGTGGTCGAGCTCGACGGCATGGCCGGCGAGCCGATGGACGTGCTGGTCAACGGCTGCCTGATCGCCCAGGGCGAGGTGGTGGTGGTCAACGACAAGTTCGGTATCCGCCTGACCGACATCATCACGCCATCCGAACGCATCCGAAAACTGAATAAATGA